The genomic interval GGGTTAGTCGCATCTTATTAGCTGGAGTTAAACGCatctttgagaaattgagtcccttcactttttctgaatAAATGTTTCCAGCCAATTCCTTCTTCTCCACTTTCTGTCCAACTTACAGCTaatctctttttttctaatcGCGTTTTTGACATTTTCATTGCCGTTCCTAATTTCGAAAAGCGTAAGGGGggcatggaaaattttgttcctTCTGAAGAAGGGGGGTCAACTAATTTTAtcccttacttttatcaaaatccttaCGCCCCCCCCTCgagataataaatgaactttcccttatGTGACAAATATCTTACGTGTGTGACAAATCTTTTACTTTTGTGACAAATCTTTTGCTTGTGCGACCAATTTTTTTCTCGTGTACAAATCTTTTTCTTAAAATCTCCCTCAAATCTTTCTCACTGCCATACTCATAGCATGGCAAGACATGGCACACCATGGCAGCTCATGGCAATACTTTGGTGGACCATGGCAAGGTATGGCAAAACATTGCCATGACGAACCACTAAAAATATGGTAAGCCATGGCACGTCATGGCAGGTTATGGCAACACTTTGGTGGACCATGGCACGTCAGGACCCATAGTATGGCAAGCCATGGCAGCGTATGGCAAAAtattgccatgacttgccatacTTTGAGTATTGAATGACACGGCACGTCATGGCAATGTTTTGCCGTACCTTGCCATGGTGTGCCATCATGCGCCATGGCTTGCCATAACCTGCCATACATTGCCATGATTTGCCATACTATGAGTATAGCACCTAATGGCACGTCATGGCAATGTTTGCCATGCACTACCATGGTGTGCCATGGCTTGCCATACTACGAGTATAGCACCTAATGGCACGTCATGGCAATGTTTGCCATACACTACCATGGTGTGCCATGGCTTGCCATACTATGAGTATAGCACCTAATGGCACGTCATGGCAATGTTTTGCCATACACTGCCATGGAGTGCCATACGTTGAGTATGGCACCTAATGGCACATCAGCAATGTGTTGCCATACATTGCCATGGTGTGCCATGGCTTGCCATACTCTGAGCATGGCAGTGCACTACCAtatcgccccatgacaggtaatccggaatctggaatccatgaaaaaatgagatatgggatccggaatccatgaaaaaatgagatatggaatccggaatccatgaaaaaatgagatatggaatccggaatccatgctgctggaatccggaatccatgctgctggaatccggaatccacgagaaaaaacccacatggaatccggaatccacacactaggatccggaatccagaaccctattggagaacctgtcatggggcgaacCATAGACTGATATGACTTGCCGTTGACTACAATGGATTGCAATGACTCGCCAATGACTACCGTTGCGTACTTGATATAATTCGTAATAGTATGTATTGATGCTACAACCCTTATTAGTGACACAAGTATTCCACTTTGATGTTCGTGACGGTTATCATTAACGGTAAACCCTGTGAAAACATTGTGGGCTCGTAAACATGGCGGAGATAAAGATGATTCATGAATGACCCGGGGAAATCAGCGCATAATTCGAATACTCAGGGGCTCTAAGGATTCATACGggaaaaacacacaaaatagCGTATCTTTATGGGgttttaacaaaaatgcaTGAAACTTGTCAAGTGAGTTCATCTTGTGAAACGGTAACGAAATATGTATCTTCTAACCATGAAAGCCAAGGTAACGTGACTAAAAGGgggccatcttggattttttatAAATTGCTCCTGCCTTCAACCTTTCTGGGAAATGAAAGGGTTGTTTAGAGAAGGGTCTGATAATTGTATGTGATTCAGAGCAACTTGTGCTTGATATGATAACCGCGTACAGTTCTACCAACAATCATACCCTAGAAAATGGATACCacacactaaaaaaataatctttcTCCGATAATTTATCCGAAAGGAAGTTTACGGATTTCTATCATAATATCCAATCAGATAAATCAGATAAGAAAGACTGTCAATGGTTAGCTGTTTAGCATCTTTATGGTTATATTTAGCACGCAAAACGGTATCCGGCAATCGCTGATTCGAGCGAAACTACTTCACAGACATTATCTTTGCCTTCTGCGGGAATTTTCTGGTCAAAAAAGATATCTCTACAGTCAAGAAACAGTGCGAGTTTTTGTCATAACATTCCacatccgccattttgatcGCCAAATCGCTCAATGAAATGCGCACGGGCAACAGAATAGTcccttgtttaaaaaaataatgatcgGGTCATGTAGTGGCTATCAAAAGATTCCACCTCCTTGGATTGATGCACCACAGACACAACAATcggaaacaaaacaacagaacTAAATACATTAGAACTATGAGGTAATCCAGGCAGTTATGTTAGGCCTTATGAGCAGGCTGCTACACTTCTCCATTCGTCCTTTGAGAACTTAAATTGAACGATACCCATCGTGGCCATTATTTACTAGGGAACCTGGCAAGCACAATCAAATTTAATCGTCATACGAAACATgccaaacacaggaatcccaagtGTCATCATAGAAATATGgcaaacacaggaatcccaaggAAGCCTATAgaaaacacaggaatcccagcCGTCCTAGGGATGCTATGgaaaacacaggaatcccaatcGTCCTAGGTGGCCTGCCAAACACAGGAATGCCAATCTTCCAAGGTTACGTGTAGGTGAAGTCTTGTTTAACAGTGTTTATAAAAAGACAAGTATTGCTCCACACAGGTATCACATGCCATCATCTGTGTTTCCTGTCATCTCTGTGTTTTCTATCTCGGTCACGTGATCGGTACGGAGAAGGGGACCGTCTGCTCTTGCGGCTAGACAGAAAaaggcatgtttttttttttagcacttTGCggtacacacacacaaacaaagAGCAGAGTATGCCCTGAGCAAATCAGCATTGCTTGTACTCAACACAAAGAAAATGCAAACATTAACAACGCAAACATTAGCCAGCGCCGGGCGCCGCTTCAttcgactgaccacaagacaaaagaaatgtTGGCGAACTATTTCTCAGCACCTCCCAACTTGTTATGCCAACAGCGCCAGAGATATGTACCAGTTTGGACTACCTGGGCTATCCACATATCTTCCCATAATTCTTGTGTACCTTTTCTCCTGTCTATCGTCATCAGACCTTTTTCTGTCACCCCTATGATCTTTatcctgaaataaaaaataccaagGGTCTGATCAGGGTACATCGCTCCTTTTTATTCGCTTGTGTTTGTAGGACTGTTGAGCACTGGCCTACAAATGCAAGTGACTCGAAAAGAGCTTGTGCGTTGGAAAAGGGGTCTCCCCCAACAAGGCTTTAGGAAAAGACACAAGATCTCTTGTCCCTCTCCTCCCTTATGCCCTCCTTCTCCCTTCtgaccctcccctcccttttGTCCCTCTCCTCCCTTCTGACCCTCTCCTCCCTTTTGTCCCTCTCCTCCATTCTGACCCTCTCCTACCTTTTGTCCCTCTCCTCCATTCTGACCCTCTCCTCTCTTTTGTCCCTCTCCACCCTTCTGACCCTCTCCTTTCTTTTGTCCCTCTCCTCCCTTCTAGCCCAATATGCGGCCATATTTACCACATCTTATCTCTGTTCCTCTCCTCACTTCTGTTCCTCTCTTCCTTCCCTTCCTTCCCTCTCCTTTCTTCTATCCCTCTACGCACTTCTATCCCGTTTATGAGCCAATATATACCACACCTTATCTCTGTTCCTCTCCCCTCTCCTGTCCCTGTCATCCCTTCTATCCCGATCTCTCTTTCTGTGTCCGTCTTCATCTCTCTCCCTTGACCTTTGatctttttctttgtatttctctTTCTCTGACTTTCTGTTGTCATCATTTTTTGaggattttttcttcttcatcgGCTGGTCATCGTCACTTGAATTGTTGTCAAAGACCAGGTCATATCTATAGAGTGTGTTAAGGTCTGACCAAAGATCTAAACTAATGAACATTGAAGTGCAATACAATTGTAAATCCTCTTTCCAAATTGATAAGTATTCAAACATGGTATATTATAAAATACTGATAAATCTTGAAACTCTGTATACTATGATACTAGTATCAATAAATATCAAAACTCTGGATTATTGAAAGGATACTTGTCACGTTTGCCTTTATCCTTGATGGAAAATTTAGGCCTGTCATCTTTTTTATCTGGAAAGGGTGGCTGGGCTCCTAAAATTTATAAAAGAAGAGTCCCATTAACAATTTGACAATAAGGGAAAGCTTATAATTGACTCCATCtggaaggaagaaaaaaaaaataacaatcatTGTCAACTCTTTAggttgttttcctttttggatAAATAAAGTTGTATTACTGTATGCTGTTTTCATttagtttttctttaaaattgcaaagaaaaaaattctaagTTAAAATTAAAGTTACATTAACAGCAGTACTATAATGGTAGAATATGGGTCCTTTCTTGTATATAAGTTCACTCACCAAAAAAAGTTGTAATTAAGTTGTTTACCAAAAAGGGTCTATTCTTTGGTACCTTTTCTCATTTGCAATTTGATTTTTGACACAGATTGGGAGAAGTCTACATGAATTCGTCGATCATCAATCAAGACATTGTCCATCTTAAAGTACGCTCTTTCACAGTCCTCGTCCTAAAGACAGAGAAGAATATAGTTCCTATTTCCATCAAGCACAGAAAATGCCACAATCTGTCATCATTATCTGTGTGCAATGTGTGTGTTAATGGGTTTTAAGAAGCAAAACAACCTAGTAGTCAGTTTAAACATTGGCCAATAAATCACAACGGTGTGTGTTCCATTCTCACATGTaacatcaattttttttaattattttaaatttctttAGGCATGGGCAGATTGTCAAATGACAGCATGGCTGGAAAATTGTGTagtaaaattacaaaaaaaatattactgcTCAGAATTCTAAATCCATTTTTCATTCAATCTACTTTCTTTGCAGTATTAAtgatttaatttaatttaatgaTTTAACTTAATTCAACCATAAGGAAGACTAAAACTTACTTTTTCAAACTCAATGAATGCATACTGTAGAGATTCGCCTGTTTTCTGGTCTCGGATCACTTCACaactaaacaaaacaatacaCAGATTTAAACATTAGACACTTCACGGAGCACCattcaaacacattttttttcaacattggAAGAAAGAAGTGTTTGTTAATTAGCACTGCTCTGTACCTAAGAATGGTCCCAAATCTTGAGAAGATAATTTCCAAGTCTTCGTCAGTGGTAACAGGGTTCAACTTGCAGACAAAAAGGACGTTATCCGGAGGCTTGATATCGGCATCTGGTATATCACCAATCTGCCAAAAAAGAAGAACAATTACGCATGGAAAACCAGTAACAAgccaaaaagacaaaaattgtTAATGTTTTGGTGCACTAGAGAGTCAGGCTAGCTAGAACCCTTGTCTTCACGGATAAGGACATTAGGATTCTGTATCTTTTAAGATTTAAAATGCACTTCAGGGTACTAGCTTCCCCATTAGTTTACTAAGATAGAAtgagtttataaaaaaaaagcagctTGAACCACATGGTTATAGCAAGGAACTGTAACCTGTGGGAAATACAATGCGTATGTGATAATTTAAAACTGGCTTTAAAAGATCATTAATTTTCTATCTGTCATGTAATACATGCTTGCATTTCCTTATCATGCATGCACACCTGAGATGACACATTAATGTCAGGTTACCATGAATACCGGCAAAGCCACATTCACACAGCTAGGCCAGGTCACtaaccatggcaaccaagTTACAGCAAACTGCATACTTTTTTCTTAGACACAGTGTCCACAACCATACAGTAGGCATATACTGTACTGTAGCAGGGTGGTTAAACAAGGGAGTTTCCGAACcttctctccccccccccccacttgaACTGTGGACCTAACCAATAAATTTACATTACCATTTCAAGAAGCTGTGCACCAGCTTTTTCCTCTCGCTCTTCAATCATGTCTTCTATCTCCTCCATGGTCTTGCCCTTAGTTTCGTCTACCTCCTCGTCTGCACCTATTAGTCCGCTCTGGGACAAAAACACAatcacaataaaaataaattggaGTAGCTAATCACTCTAGCCGCAGCTAGATGCTGAATTACGAGAGTGCAGATTCCGACATTGTTGAGTTGAAGGCATGGGAAGGCGCCTCAGGCAGCGGTCATACAACTCCCCCTTCGACACGCCTGGCTTGAGTGTTTTTTGAGACCTGGTTCTGTTTTTGGGGGATTATGAATCTCTTACTG from Nematostella vectensis chromosome 14, jaNemVect1.1, whole genome shotgun sequence carries:
- the LOC5515970 gene encoding peptidyl-prolyl cis-trans isomerase-like 4 — translated: MSVILETTVGDIVVDLFTDERPRACLNFLKLCKIKFYNYCLFHSVQRNFTAQTGDPQGTGKGGESVFRVLYGDQAKFFNAEAKPQLKHKNKGTVSMVNNGDNMHGSQFFITLADGLDYLDGEHTVFGEVSEGFDVLDKINEAICTDEFRPYQDIRITHTVILDDPFDDPEGLPIPDRSPEPTKEQLESGLIGADEEVDETKGKTMEEIEDMIEEREEKAGAQLLEMIGDIPDADIKPPDNVLFVCKLNPVTTDEDLEIIFSRFGTILSCEVIRDQKTGESLQYAFIEFEKDEDCERAYFKMDNVLIDDRRIHVDFSQSVSKIKLQMRKGAQPPFPDKKDDRPKFSIKDKGKRDKYDLVFDNNSSDDDQPMKKKKSSKNDDNRKSEKEKYKEKDQRSRERDEDGHRKRDRDRRDDRDRRGERNRDKDKDHRGDRKRSDDDRQEKSRKSRRSPSPYRSRDRDRKHRDDRKHR